In one window of Onychomys torridus chromosome 5, mOncTor1.1, whole genome shotgun sequence DNA:
- the Adgrl1 gene encoding adhesion G protein-coupled receptor L1 isoform X3, whose amino-acid sequence MLHYHVCRWTPLGWWARPWYPGDAGRGTPHSPLRALHPPLAFAMARLAAALWSLCITTVLVTSATQGLSRAGLPFGLMRRELACEGYPIELRCPGSDVIMVENANYGRTDDKICDADPFQMENVQCYLPDAFKIMSQRCNNRTQCVVVAGSDAFPDPCPGTYKYLEVQYDCVPYIFVCPGTLQKVLEPTSTHESEHQSGAWCKDPLQAGDRIYVMPWIPYRTDTLTEYASWEDYVAARHTTTYRLPNRVDGTGFVVYDGAVFYNKERTRNIVKYDLRTRIKSGETVINTANYHDTSPYRWGGKTDIDLAVDENGLWVIYATEGNNGRLVVSQLNPYTLRFEGTWETGYDKRSASNAFMVCGVLYVLRSVYVDDDSEAAGNRVDYAFNTNANREEPVSLAFPNPYQFVSSVDYNPRDNQLYVWNNYFVVRYSLEFGPPDPSAGPATSPPLSTTTTARPTPLTSTASPAATTPLRRAPLTTHPVGAINQLGPDLPPATAPAPSTRRPPAPNLHVSPELFCEPREVRRVQWPATQQGMLVERPCPKGTRGIASFQCLPALGLWNPRGPDLSNCTSPWVNQVAQKIKSGENAANIASELARHTRGSIYAGDVSSSVKLMEQLLDILDAQLQALRPIERESAGKNYNKMHKRERTCKDYIKAVVETVDNLLRPEALESWKDMNATEQVHTATMLLDVLEEGAFLLADNVREPARFLAAKQNVVLEVTVLNTEGQVQELVFPQEYPSENSIQLSANTIKQNSRNGVVKVVFTLYNNLGLFLSTENATVKLAGEAGTGGPGGASLVVNSQVIAASINKESSRVFLMDPVIFTVAHLEAKNHFNANCSFWNYSERSMLGYWSTQGCRLVESNKTHTTCACSHLTNFAVLMAHREIYQGRINELLLSVITWVGIVISLVCLAICISTFCFLRGLQTDRNTIHKNLCINLFLAELLFLVGIDKTQYEVACPIFAGLLHYFFLAAFSWLCLEGVHLYLLLVEVFESEYSRTKYYYLGGYCFPALVVGIAAAIDYRSYGTEKACWLRVDNYFIWSFIGPVSFVIVVNLVFLMVTLHKMVRSSSVLKPDSSRLDNIKSWALGAIALLFLLGLTWAFGLLFINKESVVMAYLFTTFNAFQGVFIFVFHCALQKKVHKEYSKCLRHSYCCIRSPPGGAHGSLKTSAMRSNTRYYTGTQSRIRRMWNDTVRKQTESSFMAGDINSTPTLNRGTMGNHLLTNPVLQPRGGTSPYNTLIAESVGFNPSSPPVFNSPGSYREPKHPLGGREACGMDTLPLNGNFNNSYSLRSGDFPPGDGGPEPPRGRNLADAAAFEKMIISELVHNNLRGASAGAKGPPPEPPVPPVAGASEDEAGGPGGADRAEIELLYKALEEPLLLPRAQSVLYQSDLDESESCTAEDGATSRPLSSPPGRDSLYASGANLRDSPSYPDSSPEGPNEALPPPPPAPPGPPEIYYTSRPPALVARNPLQGYYQVRRPSHEGYLAAPSLEGPGPDGDGQMQLVTSL is encoded by the exons ATGCTCCACTATCACGTGTGCCGCTGGACACCCTTAG GCTGGTGGGCCAGGCCGTGGTACCCTGGTGATGCGGGGCGAGGCACCCCCCACAGTCCGCTGAGAGCCCTGCACCCGCCCCTGGCCTTCGCCATGGCCCGCTTGGCTGCAGCACTCTGGAGTCTCTGTATCACCACTGTCCTCGTCACCTCTGCTACCCAAG GCCTGAGTCGTGCCGGGCTCCCGTTTGGATTGATGCGCCGGGAGTTAGCATGTGAAGGCTACCCCATCGAGCTGCGGTGCCCAGGCAGCGACgtcatcatggtggagaatgcCAACTACGGGCGCACAGACGACAAGATCTGTGACGCCGACCCTTTCCAGATGGAGAATGTGCAGTGCTACCTGCCCGACGCCTTCAAAATCATGTCACAGAG GTGCAATAACCGAACCCAGTGTGTGGTGGTGGCCGGCTCCGACGCCTTTCCTGACCCCTGTCCTGGAACCTACAAGTACCTGGAGGTGCAGTACGACTGTGTCCCTTACA TCTTCGTGTGCCCAGGGACCCTGCAGAAGGTGCTGGAGCCCACCTCCACACATGAGTCAGAGCACCAGTCTGGTGCATGGTGCAAGGACCCGCTGCAGGCAGGTGACCGTATCTACGTCATGCCCTGGATACCCTACCGCACGGACACACTGACTGAATACGCCTCCTGGGAGGACTATGTGGCCGCACGCCACACCACCACATACCGGCTGCCCAACCGTGTGGACGGCACCGGCTTTGTAGTCTACGATGGCGCAGTCTTCTACAACAAGGAGCGCACGCGCAACATCGTCAAGTATGACCTGCGCACCCGCATCAAGAGCGGCGAGACGGTCATCAACACCGCCAACTACCATGACACCTCGCCCTACCGCTGGGGGGGCAAGACGGACATTGACCTGGCGGTGGATGAGAACGGGCTATGGGTCATCTATGCCACGGAGGGCAACAACGGGCGCCTGGTGGTGAGCCAGCTCAACCCCTACACTCTACGCTTCGAGGGCACATGGGAAACAGGCTACGACAAGCGCTCGGCCTCCAACGCCTTCATGGTGTGCGGAGTCCTTTATGTGCTGCGCTCCGTGTATGTGGATGACGACAGTGAGGCAGCGGGCAACCGCGTGGACTACGCCTTCAACACCAATGCAAACCGCGAGGAGCCAGTCAGCCTCGCTTTCCCCAACCCCTACCAGTTTGTGTCCTCCGTTGATTACAACCCCCGGGACAACCAGCTGTACGTGTGGAACAACTATTTCGTGGTGCGCTACAGCCTGGAGTTTGGACCCCCAGACCCCAGTGCTG GCCCAGCCACTTCCCCACCTCTCAGTACTACCACCACAGCTCGGCCCACACCCCTTACCAGCACAGCCTCGCCTGCAGCCACCACCCCACTCCGCCGGGCACCCCTCACCACACACCCAGTGGGTGCCATTAACCAGCTGGGACCTGACCTGCCTCCAGCCACagccccagcacccagcacccggCGGCCTCCAGCCCCCAATCTGCATGTGTCTCCTGAGCTCTTCTGTGAACCCCGAGAGGTCCGGCGGGTCCAGTGGCCAGCTACCCAACAGGGCATGCTGGTGGAGAGGCCTTGCCCCAAGGGAACTCGAG GAATTGCCTCATTCCAGTGTCTCCCTGCTCTGGGACTCTGGAACCCTCGGGGCCCTGACCTCAGCAACTGCACCTCTCCCTGGGTCAACCAAGTAGCCCAGAAG ATTAAGAGTGGAGAGAACGCTGCCAACATTGCTAGTGAGCTGGCTCGCCACACACGGGGCTCCATCTATGCTGGGGATGTGTCCTCCTCCGTGAAGCTGATGGAACAACTGTTGGACATCCTGGATGCCCAGCTCCAGGCCCTCCGGCCCATTGAGCGCGAGTCAGCTGGCAAGAACTACAATAAG aTGCACAAGCGAGAGAGGACCTGCAAGGATTATATCAAG GCCGTGGTAGAGACAGTGGACAACCTGCTCCGGCCAGAGGCACTTGAGTCCTGGAAAGACATGAATGCCACAGAACAGGTGCACACAGCCACCATGCTCCTAGATGTCCTGGAGGAGGGGGCCTTCCTGCTGGCTGACAATGTCAGGGAACCCGCTCGCTTCTTGGCTGCCAAGCAGAATGTGG tcCTGGAGGTGACTGTCCTGAACACAGAGGGTCAAGTGCAAGAGTTGGTGTTCCCCCAGGAATACCCCAGTGAGAACTCTATCCAGCTGTCCGCCAACACCATCAAGCAGAATAGCCGCAATG GTGTGGTCAAGGTTGTCTTCACACTCTACAACAACTTGGGCCTGTTCTTGTCCACGGAGAATGCCACAGTGAAGCTGGCGGGCGAGGCAGGGACCGGTGGCCCTGGAGGTGCCTCCCTGGTGGTGAACTCACAGGTCATTGCAGCATCCATTAATAAGGAATCCAGCCGCGTCTTCCTCATGGACCCTGTCATCTTTACTGTGGCCCATTTGGAG GCCAAGAACCACTTCAATGCAAACTGCTCCTTCTGGAACTACTCAGAGCGCTCCATGCTGGGCTACTGGTCAACCCAGGGCTGCCGCCTGGTGGAGTCCAATAAGACCCACACCACATGTGCCTGCAGCCACCTCACCAACTTCGCCGTGCTCATGGCTCACCGAGAGATC TACCAGGGCCGCATCAATGAGCTGCTGCTGTCCGTCATCACCTGGGTTGGCATCGTCATCTCCCTGGTCTGTCTGGCCATCTGCATCTCCACCTTCTGCTTCCTGCGTGGCCTGCAGACTGACCGCAACACCATCCACAAAAACCTCTGCATCAACCTCTTCCTTGCGGAGCTGCTCTTCCTGGTTGGGATAGACAAGACTCAGTATGAG GTCGCCTGCCCCATCTTTGCGGGCCTGCTGCACTACTTTTTCCTGGCCGCCTTCTCCTGGCTGTGCCTAGAAGGTGTGCACCTCTACCTGCTGCTGGTGGAGGTGTTTGAGAGCGAGTACTCACGCACCAAGTACTATTACCTGGGCGGCTACTGCTTCCCAGCCCTGGTGGTAGGCATCGCAGCCGCCATTGACTACCGAAGCTATGGCACCGAGAAGGC CTGCTGGCTGAGAGTGGATAACTACTTCATCTGGAGCTTCATTGGGCCTGTCTCCTTTGTCATTGTG GTAAACCTGGTATTCCTCATGGTGACCCTGCACAAGATGGTCCGGAGCTCATCAGTGCTCAAGCCTGACTCCAGCCGCCTTGACAACATCAA GTCCTGGGCACTGGGTGCCATTGCGCTGCTCTTCTTGCTGGGCCTCACCTGGGCTTTTGGCCTCCTCTTCATCAACAAGGAGTCAGTAGTCATGGCCTATCTCTTCACCACCTTCAACGCCTTCCAGGGGGTTTTCATCTTTGTCTTTCACTGCGCCTTACAGAAAAAG GTGCACAAGGAGTACAGCAAGTGTTTGCGCCACTCGTACTGCTGCATCCGATCTCCGCCCGGGGGCGCGCACGGCTCCCTCAAGACCTCCGCCATGCGGAGTAACACCCGATACTACACAGGGACCCAG AGCCGAATCCGGAGGATGTGGAACGATACCGTGAGGAAACAGACGGAGTCCTCCTTTATGGCAGGGGACATCAACAGCACTCCTACCCTGAACCGAG GTACCATGGGGAATCATCTACTGACCAACCCCGTGCTACAGCCCCGTGGGGGCACTAGCCCATACAATACACTCATCGCCGAGTCTGTGGGCTTTAACCCTTCCTCGCCCCCCGTCTTCAACTCCCCAG GAAGCTACAGGGAACCCA AGCACCCCTTGGGAGGCCGGGAAGCCTGTGGCATGGACACCCTGCCCCTTAACGGCAACTTCAACAACAGCTACTCGTTGCGAAGCGGGGATTTCCCCCCGGGGGACGGGGGTCCTGAGCCACCCCGAGGCCGGAACCTGGCCGACGCCGCCGCCTTTGAGAAGATGATCATCTCAGAGCTGGTGCACAACAACCTTCGGGGGGCCAGTGCGGGCGCCAAGGGGCCCCCGCCGGAGCCTCCTGTGCCGCCTGTGGCAGGGGCCAGTGAGGACGAGGCCGGCGGGCCTGGGGGTGCTGACCGGGCAGAGATTGAACTTCTCTACAAGGCCCTGGAGGAGCCTCTGCTCCTGCCCCGGGCCCAGTCGGTGCTGTACCAGAGTGATCTGGATGAGTCGGAGAGCTGCACGGCGGAGGATGGGGCCACCAGTCGGCCCCTGTCCTCACCTCCCGGCCGGGACTCCCTCTATGCCAGCGGGGCCAACCTACGGGACTCGCCCTCCTACCCGGACAGCAGCCCCGAAGGGCCTAATGAGGCCCTGCCTCCGCCCCCACCTGCCCCCCCTGGGCCCCCAGAAATCTACTACACCTCCCGCCCGCCGGCCCTGGTGGCTCGGAATCCCCTTCAGGGCTACTACCAGGTGCGGCGGCCCAGCCATGAGGGCTACCTGGCAGCCCCCAGCCTCGAGGGGCCAGGGCCTgatggagatgggcagatgcagTTGGTCACCAGCCTCTGA
- the Adgrl1 gene encoding adhesion G protein-coupled receptor L1 isoform X4: MVTVFVCPGTLQKVLEPTSTHESEHQSGAWCKDPLQAGDRIYVMPWIPYRTDTLTEYASWEDYVAARHTTTYRLPNRVDGTGFVVYDGAVFYNKERTRNIVKYDLRTRIKSGETVINTANYHDTSPYRWGGKTDIDLAVDENGLWVIYATEGNNGRLVVSQLNPYTLRFEGTWETGYDKRSASNAFMVCGVLYVLRSVYVDDDSEAAGNRVDYAFNTNANREEPVSLAFPNPYQFVSSVDYNPRDNQLYVWNNYFVVRYSLEFGPPDPSAGPATSPPLSTTTTARPTPLTSTASPAATTPLRRAPLTTHPVGAINQLGPDLPPATAPAPSTRRPPAPNLHVSPELFCEPREVRRVQWPATQQGMLVERPCPKGTRGIASFQCLPALGLWNPRGPDLSNCTSPWVNQVAQKIKSGENAANIASELARHTRGSIYAGDVSSSVKLMEQLLDILDAQLQALRPIERESAGKNYNKMHKRERTCKDYIKAVVETVDNLLRPEALESWKDMNATEQVHTATMLLDVLEEGAFLLADNVREPARFLAAKQNVVLEVTVLNTEGQVQELVFPQEYPSENSIQLSANTIKQNSRNGVVKVVFTLYNNLGLFLSTENATVKLAGEAGTGGPGGASLVVNSQVIAASINKESSRVFLMDPVIFTVAHLEAKNHFNANCSFWNYSERSMLGYWSTQGCRLVESNKTHTTCACSHLTNFAVLMAHREIYQGRINELLLSVITWVGIVISLVCLAICISTFCFLRGLQTDRNTIHKNLCINLFLAELLFLVGIDKTQYEVACPIFAGLLHYFFLAAFSWLCLEGVHLYLLLVEVFESEYSRTKYYYLGGYCFPALVVGIAAAIDYRSYGTEKACWLRVDNYFIWSFIGPVSFVIVVNLVFLMVTLHKMVRSSSVLKPDSSRLDNIKSWALGAIALLFLLGLTWAFGLLFINKESVVMAYLFTTFNAFQGVFIFVFHCALQKKVHKEYSKCLRHSYCCIRSPPGGAHGSLKTSAMRSNTRYYTGTQSRIRRMWNDTVRKQTESSFMAGDINSTPTLNRGTMGNHLLTNPVLQPRGGTSPYNTLIAESVGFNPSSPPVFNSPGSYREPKHPLGGREACGMDTLPLNGNFNNSYSLRSGDFPPGDGGPEPPRGRNLADAAAFEKMIISELVHNNLRGASAGAKGPPPEPPVPPVAGASEDEAGGPGGADRAEIELLYKALEEPLLLPRAQSVLYQSDLDESESCTAEDGATSRPLSSPPGRDSLYASGANLRDSPSYPDSSPEGPNEALPPPPPAPPGPPEIYYTSRPPALVARNPLQGYYQVRRPSHEGYLAAPSLEGPGPDGDGQMQLVTSL, from the exons ATGGTCACAG TCTTCGTGTGCCCAGGGACCCTGCAGAAGGTGCTGGAGCCCACCTCCACACATGAGTCAGAGCACCAGTCTGGTGCATGGTGCAAGGACCCGCTGCAGGCAGGTGACCGTATCTACGTCATGCCCTGGATACCCTACCGCACGGACACACTGACTGAATACGCCTCCTGGGAGGACTATGTGGCCGCACGCCACACCACCACATACCGGCTGCCCAACCGTGTGGACGGCACCGGCTTTGTAGTCTACGATGGCGCAGTCTTCTACAACAAGGAGCGCACGCGCAACATCGTCAAGTATGACCTGCGCACCCGCATCAAGAGCGGCGAGACGGTCATCAACACCGCCAACTACCATGACACCTCGCCCTACCGCTGGGGGGGCAAGACGGACATTGACCTGGCGGTGGATGAGAACGGGCTATGGGTCATCTATGCCACGGAGGGCAACAACGGGCGCCTGGTGGTGAGCCAGCTCAACCCCTACACTCTACGCTTCGAGGGCACATGGGAAACAGGCTACGACAAGCGCTCGGCCTCCAACGCCTTCATGGTGTGCGGAGTCCTTTATGTGCTGCGCTCCGTGTATGTGGATGACGACAGTGAGGCAGCGGGCAACCGCGTGGACTACGCCTTCAACACCAATGCAAACCGCGAGGAGCCAGTCAGCCTCGCTTTCCCCAACCCCTACCAGTTTGTGTCCTCCGTTGATTACAACCCCCGGGACAACCAGCTGTACGTGTGGAACAACTATTTCGTGGTGCGCTACAGCCTGGAGTTTGGACCCCCAGACCCCAGTGCTG GCCCAGCCACTTCCCCACCTCTCAGTACTACCACCACAGCTCGGCCCACACCCCTTACCAGCACAGCCTCGCCTGCAGCCACCACCCCACTCCGCCGGGCACCCCTCACCACACACCCAGTGGGTGCCATTAACCAGCTGGGACCTGACCTGCCTCCAGCCACagccccagcacccagcacccggCGGCCTCCAGCCCCCAATCTGCATGTGTCTCCTGAGCTCTTCTGTGAACCCCGAGAGGTCCGGCGGGTCCAGTGGCCAGCTACCCAACAGGGCATGCTGGTGGAGAGGCCTTGCCCCAAGGGAACTCGAG GAATTGCCTCATTCCAGTGTCTCCCTGCTCTGGGACTCTGGAACCCTCGGGGCCCTGACCTCAGCAACTGCACCTCTCCCTGGGTCAACCAAGTAGCCCAGAAG ATTAAGAGTGGAGAGAACGCTGCCAACATTGCTAGTGAGCTGGCTCGCCACACACGGGGCTCCATCTATGCTGGGGATGTGTCCTCCTCCGTGAAGCTGATGGAACAACTGTTGGACATCCTGGATGCCCAGCTCCAGGCCCTCCGGCCCATTGAGCGCGAGTCAGCTGGCAAGAACTACAATAAG aTGCACAAGCGAGAGAGGACCTGCAAGGATTATATCAAG GCCGTGGTAGAGACAGTGGACAACCTGCTCCGGCCAGAGGCACTTGAGTCCTGGAAAGACATGAATGCCACAGAACAGGTGCACACAGCCACCATGCTCCTAGATGTCCTGGAGGAGGGGGCCTTCCTGCTGGCTGACAATGTCAGGGAACCCGCTCGCTTCTTGGCTGCCAAGCAGAATGTGG tcCTGGAGGTGACTGTCCTGAACACAGAGGGTCAAGTGCAAGAGTTGGTGTTCCCCCAGGAATACCCCAGTGAGAACTCTATCCAGCTGTCCGCCAACACCATCAAGCAGAATAGCCGCAATG GTGTGGTCAAGGTTGTCTTCACACTCTACAACAACTTGGGCCTGTTCTTGTCCACGGAGAATGCCACAGTGAAGCTGGCGGGCGAGGCAGGGACCGGTGGCCCTGGAGGTGCCTCCCTGGTGGTGAACTCACAGGTCATTGCAGCATCCATTAATAAGGAATCCAGCCGCGTCTTCCTCATGGACCCTGTCATCTTTACTGTGGCCCATTTGGAG GCCAAGAACCACTTCAATGCAAACTGCTCCTTCTGGAACTACTCAGAGCGCTCCATGCTGGGCTACTGGTCAACCCAGGGCTGCCGCCTGGTGGAGTCCAATAAGACCCACACCACATGTGCCTGCAGCCACCTCACCAACTTCGCCGTGCTCATGGCTCACCGAGAGATC TACCAGGGCCGCATCAATGAGCTGCTGCTGTCCGTCATCACCTGGGTTGGCATCGTCATCTCCCTGGTCTGTCTGGCCATCTGCATCTCCACCTTCTGCTTCCTGCGTGGCCTGCAGACTGACCGCAACACCATCCACAAAAACCTCTGCATCAACCTCTTCCTTGCGGAGCTGCTCTTCCTGGTTGGGATAGACAAGACTCAGTATGAG GTCGCCTGCCCCATCTTTGCGGGCCTGCTGCACTACTTTTTCCTGGCCGCCTTCTCCTGGCTGTGCCTAGAAGGTGTGCACCTCTACCTGCTGCTGGTGGAGGTGTTTGAGAGCGAGTACTCACGCACCAAGTACTATTACCTGGGCGGCTACTGCTTCCCAGCCCTGGTGGTAGGCATCGCAGCCGCCATTGACTACCGAAGCTATGGCACCGAGAAGGC CTGCTGGCTGAGAGTGGATAACTACTTCATCTGGAGCTTCATTGGGCCTGTCTCCTTTGTCATTGTG GTAAACCTGGTATTCCTCATGGTGACCCTGCACAAGATGGTCCGGAGCTCATCAGTGCTCAAGCCTGACTCCAGCCGCCTTGACAACATCAA GTCCTGGGCACTGGGTGCCATTGCGCTGCTCTTCTTGCTGGGCCTCACCTGGGCTTTTGGCCTCCTCTTCATCAACAAGGAGTCAGTAGTCATGGCCTATCTCTTCACCACCTTCAACGCCTTCCAGGGGGTTTTCATCTTTGTCTTTCACTGCGCCTTACAGAAAAAG GTGCACAAGGAGTACAGCAAGTGTTTGCGCCACTCGTACTGCTGCATCCGATCTCCGCCCGGGGGCGCGCACGGCTCCCTCAAGACCTCCGCCATGCGGAGTAACACCCGATACTACACAGGGACCCAG AGCCGAATCCGGAGGATGTGGAACGATACCGTGAGGAAACAGACGGAGTCCTCCTTTATGGCAGGGGACATCAACAGCACTCCTACCCTGAACCGAG GTACCATGGGGAATCATCTACTGACCAACCCCGTGCTACAGCCCCGTGGGGGCACTAGCCCATACAATACACTCATCGCCGAGTCTGTGGGCTTTAACCCTTCCTCGCCCCCCGTCTTCAACTCCCCAG GAAGCTACAGGGAACCCA AGCACCCCTTGGGAGGCCGGGAAGCCTGTGGCATGGACACCCTGCCCCTTAACGGCAACTTCAACAACAGCTACTCGTTGCGAAGCGGGGATTTCCCCCCGGGGGACGGGGGTCCTGAGCCACCCCGAGGCCGGAACCTGGCCGACGCCGCCGCCTTTGAGAAGATGATCATCTCAGAGCTGGTGCACAACAACCTTCGGGGGGCCAGTGCGGGCGCCAAGGGGCCCCCGCCGGAGCCTCCTGTGCCGCCTGTGGCAGGGGCCAGTGAGGACGAGGCCGGCGGGCCTGGGGGTGCTGACCGGGCAGAGATTGAACTTCTCTACAAGGCCCTGGAGGAGCCTCTGCTCCTGCCCCGGGCCCAGTCGGTGCTGTACCAGAGTGATCTGGATGAGTCGGAGAGCTGCACGGCGGAGGATGGGGCCACCAGTCGGCCCCTGTCCTCACCTCCCGGCCGGGACTCCCTCTATGCCAGCGGGGCCAACCTACGGGACTCGCCCTCCTACCCGGACAGCAGCCCCGAAGGGCCTAATGAGGCCCTGCCTCCGCCCCCACCTGCCCCCCCTGGGCCCCCAGAAATCTACTACACCTCCCGCCCGCCGGCCCTGGTGGCTCGGAATCCCCTTCAGGGCTACTACCAGGTGCGGCGGCCCAGCCATGAGGGCTACCTGGCAGCCCCCAGCCTCGAGGGGCCAGGGCCTgatggagatgggcagatgcagTTGGTCACCAGCCTCTGA